The following proteins come from a genomic window of Miscanthus floridulus cultivar M001 chromosome 2, ASM1932011v1, whole genome shotgun sequence:
- the LOC136526973 gene encoding uncharacterized protein isoform X3, which yields MMGGSANRQKCLLGIFNYIIGFMKALLLLGSSQQELKMSARTKNVSDKITSKLSGIPKVSISQDFLKNLEPSSLALFRYEWKTGSHRINATKLSWCIQINKGNAPGVLLLTCNFRLHFYLFGKKQCLMKPKVNFQF from the exons ATGATGGGAGGTTCTGCGAATCGCCAAAAATGTTTGCTAGGCATTTTCA ATTACATCATAGGTTTCATGAAAGCGCTTTTGCTGCTTGGTTCAAGTCAGCAAGAACTAAAAATGTCAGCAAGAACTAAAAATGTCAGCGACAAGATTACCTCGAAGCTCAGTGGAATCCCCAAAGTTTCAATAAGTCAG GATTTCCTGAAAAACTTGGAACCATCTTCATTGGCATTATTCAG ATATGAGTGGAAGACGGGTTCTCATCGTATAAACGCTACAAAGCTGAGCTGGTGTATACAGATAAATAAAG GTAATGCACCTGGAGTATTGCTGCTCACCTGTAATTTTAGACTTCATTTTTACCTCTTTGGTAAAAAACAATGTCTTATGAAACCAAAAGTAAACTTTCAGTTCTAA
- the LOC136526973 gene encoding uncharacterized protein isoform X1 → MVTAIQGELFLTMLHDEVQPNIRKLWDGSGGKDGTITAGQSGDLTLRAYKEDSEFADPAASFRGLQRFKHNCTNFGSLLEKLNMNLTKWEDLEVLNCGCCSVRVQMTRATSVSAAICLDLHSAQAPMIFHRLNENLSIPVDAFNSCSLCTVLSRATLSSVDAFNSCSLCTVLSRTFVEIQKYLVIWHLLY, encoded by the exons ATGGTGACTGCAATACAGGGTGAGTTGTTTCTTACTATGTTGCACGATGAGGTTCAGCCTAACATCAggaagctttgggatggaagtgGTGGCAAAGATGGGACAATTACTGCTGGCCAATCCG GGGATCTCACGCTGAGAGCTTACAAGGAGGACAGCGAGTTCGCTGATCCGGCGGCCTCCTTCAGAGGCCTGCAGCGATTCAAACATAACTGCACCAATTTTGGATCTCTGCTCGAGAAATTAAACATGAACCTCACCAAATGGGAGGACCTGGAG GTCCTTAACTGTGGATGCTGTTCTGTCAGAGTTCAGATGACTAGAGCAACTTCAGTTTCTGCAGCTATATGCTTGGATCTGCACAGTGCCCAAGCACCTATGATATTTCACAGGCTTAATGAGAACTTGTCAATTCCTGTTGATGCATTCAATTCCTGTTCCTTATGCACTGTATTAAGCAGAGCAACTCTGAGTTCTGTTGATGCATTCAATTCTTGTTCCTTATGCACTGTATTAAGCAGAACTTTTGTGGAAATACAGAAATATTTGGTCATTTGGCATCTCTTGTATTAA
- the LOC136526973 gene encoding uncharacterized protein isoform X2, protein MVTAIQGELFLTMLHDEVQPNIRKLWDGSGGKDGTITAGQSGDLTLRAYKEDSEFADPAASFRGLQRFKHNCTNFGSLLEKLNMNLTKWEDLEMTRATSVSAAICLDLHSAQAPMIFHRLNENLSIPVDAFNSCSLCTVLSRATLSSVDAFNSCSLCTVLSRTFVEIQKYLVIWHLLY, encoded by the exons ATGGTGACTGCAATACAGGGTGAGTTGTTTCTTACTATGTTGCACGATGAGGTTCAGCCTAACATCAggaagctttgggatggaagtgGTGGCAAAGATGGGACAATTACTGCTGGCCAATCCG GGGATCTCACGCTGAGAGCTTACAAGGAGGACAGCGAGTTCGCTGATCCGGCGGCCTCCTTCAGAGGCCTGCAGCGATTCAAACATAACTGCACCAATTTTGGATCTCTGCTCGAGAAATTAAACATGAACCTCACCAAATGGGAGGACCTGGAG ATGACTAGAGCAACTTCAGTTTCTGCAGCTATATGCTTGGATCTGCACAGTGCCCAAGCACCTATGATATTTCACAGGCTTAATGAGAACTTGTCAATTCCTGTTGATGCATTCAATTCCTGTTCCTTATGCACTGTATTAAGCAGAGCAACTCTGAGTTCTGTTGATGCATTCAATTCTTGTTCCTTATGCACTGTATTAAGCAGAACTTTTGTGGAAATACAGAAATATTTGGTCATTTGGCATCTCTTGTATTAA
- the LOC136526973 gene encoding uncharacterized protein isoform X4 gives MVTAIQGELFLTMLHDEVQPNIRKLWDGSGGKDGTITAGQSGDLTLRAYKEDSEFADPAASFRGLQRFKHNCTNFGSLLEKLNMNLTKWEDLESSDD, from the exons ATGGTGACTGCAATACAGGGTGAGTTGTTTCTTACTATGTTGCACGATGAGGTTCAGCCTAACATCAggaagctttgggatggaagtgGTGGCAAAGATGGGACAATTACTGCTGGCCAATCCG GGGATCTCACGCTGAGAGCTTACAAGGAGGACAGCGAGTTCGCTGATCCGGCGGCCTCCTTCAGAGGCCTGCAGCGATTCAAACATAACTGCACCAATTTTGGATCTCTGCTCGAGAAATTAAACATGAACCTCACCAAATGGGAGGACCTGGAG AGTTCAGATGACTAG